One segment of Streptomyces sp. NBC_00576 DNA contains the following:
- a CDS encoding phosphodiester glycosidase family protein, which yields MRGSGPFRTGRTAVSAIAVLATLAGAALTGAAPASGAPRATQIAPGVRYAQFDIVAAKGVTHAHLLSVDLGNARVRVNLLHPGAVAARAAVSKLANARGAVAGVNGDFFNISEVQHPGVTATGASVGPATASGLVLKSAVPNGQRFGPAMPPGVTTRAVLGVGTDRKARLDDLALSGSVATPVGRFALGGLNQYALPVGSIGAFTPVWGSVSRARSVCGTDTDRAAPCGTDTYEVTVRRGRVVRMADSPGSGAIAANTTVLVGRETGAQQLRKLFVGAKVTVKSRLVASTSHIPYRFALGGYPVLRGGRPLSGLDNNTAAVRTAAGIANGGRKLLLLAVDGAPEYRSGLTVAEVAATMRTLGSVDAFNLDGGGSTTFVTRAPGASRVTVRNHPTGGAERPVPNAIGVFTTS from the coding sequence ATGCGTGGAAGTGGACCGTTCAGAACGGGCAGAACAGCAGTCTCCGCAATCGCCGTACTCGCAACGCTGGCCGGCGCCGCCCTGACAGGGGCGGCACCGGCCAGTGGCGCGCCGAGAGCCACTCAGATCGCGCCGGGCGTGCGCTATGCCCAGTTCGACATCGTGGCGGCCAAGGGGGTGACCCATGCCCACCTGCTGAGCGTCGACCTCGGCAACGCGCGGGTACGGGTCAACCTCCTCCACCCGGGGGCGGTGGCGGCACGGGCCGCCGTCTCCAAGCTGGCCAACGCCAGGGGCGCCGTCGCGGGCGTCAACGGCGACTTCTTCAACATCAGCGAGGTCCAGCATCCCGGGGTCACGGCCACGGGCGCGTCCGTGGGCCCCGCGACAGCGAGCGGCCTGGTCCTCAAGTCGGCGGTGCCGAACGGCCAGCGCTTCGGCCCCGCGATGCCGCCCGGCGTCACCACCAGGGCCGTCCTCGGGGTGGGCACCGACAGAAAGGCCCGGCTGGACGATCTCGCCCTGTCGGGCAGCGTCGCCACGCCGGTGGGCCGGTTCGCGCTCGGCGGGCTCAACCAGTACGCGCTGCCGGTGGGTTCCATCGGCGCGTTCACCCCGGTCTGGGGCAGCGTCTCCCGGGCGCGGTCGGTGTGCGGCACGGACACCGACCGGGCCGCCCCGTGCGGTACGGACACCTACGAGGTGACCGTGCGGCGGGGCAGGGTCGTACGGATGGCGGACTCCCCCGGCAGCGGTGCCATCGCCGCCAACACCACGGTTCTGGTGGGCCGGGAGACGGGCGCGCAGCAACTGCGGAAGCTGTTCGTCGGCGCGAAGGTCACGGTCAAGAGCCGTCTGGTGGCGTCCACGAGCCACATCCCGTACCGCTTCGCCCTCGGCGGCTACCCGGTACTGAGGGGCGGCCGGCCACTGAGCGGCCTCGACAACAACACCGCCGCCGTGCGCACCGCCGCGGGCATCGCGAACGGCGGGCGCAAGCTGCTGCTCCTCGCGGTGGACGGTGCGCCCGAGTACCGCAGCGGACTGACGGTCGCCGAAGTCGCCGCCACCATGCGGACGTTGGGCTCGGTGGATGCCTTCAACCTGGACGGCGGCGGTTCCACGACCTTCGTCACCAGAGCACCCGGAGCGAGCAGGGTCACAGTACGCAACCATCCGACCGGCGGCGCCGAACGGCCCGTCCCGAACGCCATCGGAGTTTTCACGACGTCCTGA
- a CDS encoding DUF779 domain-containing protein: METPEKNPRVELTPAAAELLRRLHAMHGPLMFHQSGGCCDGSAPMCYPAGEFRTGGSDILLAELAVEGVPEPVTFWMSRSQFEVWSHTRLIVDVVPGRGSGFSLEAPEGVRFLIRSRVVNT, encoded by the coding sequence GTGGAAACGCCTGAGAAGAACCCGCGCGTCGAACTGACCCCGGCCGCCGCCGAACTGCTGCGGCGACTGCACGCGATGCACGGTCCGCTGATGTTCCACCAGTCCGGCGGCTGCTGCGACGGCAGCGCGCCCATGTGCTACCCGGCGGGCGAGTTCCGGACCGGCGGCTCCGACATACTGCTCGCCGAACTGGCGGTCGAGGGTGTCCCCGAACCGGTGACGTTCTGGATGTCGCGCAGCCAGTTCGAGGTGTGGTCCCACACCCGTCTGATCGTGGACGTCGTACCCGGCCGGGGCAGCGGGTTCTCGCTGGAGGCACCCGAGGGAGTGCGCTTCCTGATCCGTTCCCGGGTGGTCAACACCTAG
- a CDS encoding RICIN domain-containing protein: protein MARRTRTRHLLGVVGITALATSAALVSAPSPDAQAAVEAAASSVTVTPDPSYKQEKFEGWGTSLVWFANATGDYPPAIREKLAKLLFGDDGLALNIARYNIGGGNAPDVKDYLRAGGAVEGWWKAPAGTTRTDTDWWSADDAADWNPKADKTQRWWVDRIKKDITHWETFSNSPPWFMTESGYVSGGFNANTDQLKADSVDDFAAYMAGATKRLEKAEGIKVDTVDPFNEPNTGYWGTRLGADGQPVGGRQEGAHIGPALQEKVLAALAPALKKAKVKSEISAMDETNPSIFANNWNSYSQDSKDLVDQMNVHTYGTGQRTTVRDLAKAADKPLWMSEVEGDWGDGQSFTDMRPGLGLAQQIVNDLRELEPQAWVFWQPVEDYDNMKPGGESAKGGNWGSIQLSFSCKSTDTLASCPIYTNTKFDTARNFTHFIKPGDKLIKVDDTSSAAAVTKDGKGASLVHVNSTTAARDVTIDLSKFRTIKGNATVTPTVTSADGKLKQQAPVKVVDGKATYTVPAQSVTSFAVKGVSGVAKNAGLFSKGHSYTLTGVQSGKAVTVSAGGKSLVIGSANGTVAQQWQLDARHGKKGARQRYVFANPAEGKRLAVRDNVPVVEPDTGKRDPATEWIMSTTGDGTWTLVNAATGRLLEVGGQATNEGAAVTTWIANSGSNQRWRVTDVTDRN, encoded by the coding sequence TTGGCACGCCGTACCCGCACGCGACACCTTCTGGGGGTCGTCGGCATCACCGCACTGGCCACTTCGGCCGCTCTGGTCAGCGCGCCTTCGCCGGACGCGCAGGCGGCGGTCGAGGCAGCGGCCTCGTCCGTCACGGTCACCCCCGATCCCTCGTACAAGCAGGAGAAGTTCGAGGGCTGGGGCACCAGTCTGGTCTGGTTCGCCAACGCGACCGGCGACTATCCCCCGGCGATCCGCGAGAAGCTCGCGAAGCTGCTGTTCGGTGACGACGGGCTGGCGCTGAACATCGCCCGTTACAACATCGGCGGCGGCAACGCCCCCGACGTGAAGGACTACCTGCGGGCCGGCGGCGCCGTCGAGGGCTGGTGGAAGGCGCCCGCGGGCACCACCCGCACGGACACCGACTGGTGGAGCGCCGACGACGCCGCCGACTGGAACCCGAAGGCGGACAAGACCCAGCGCTGGTGGGTGGACCGCATCAAGAAGGACATCACCCACTGGGAGACGTTCAGCAACTCGCCGCCCTGGTTCATGACGGAGAGCGGCTATGTCTCCGGCGGTTTCAACGCCAACACCGACCAGCTGAAGGCCGATTCGGTCGACGACTTCGCCGCCTACATGGCGGGGGCGACGAAGCGTCTGGAGAAGGCCGAGGGCATCAAGGTCGACACCGTCGACCCGTTCAACGAGCCCAACACCGGCTACTGGGGAACCCGTCTGGGCGCGGACGGCCAGCCCGTCGGCGGCCGTCAGGAGGGGGCCCACATCGGCCCCGCGCTCCAGGAGAAGGTTCTCGCCGCGCTTGCCCCCGCGCTGAAGAAGGCCAAGGTCAAGTCCGAGATCTCGGCGATGGACGAGACCAACCCGTCCATCTTCGCGAACAACTGGAACTCCTACTCGCAGGATTCCAAGGACCTCGTCGACCAGATGAACGTCCACACCTACGGCACCGGGCAGCGCACCACCGTGCGCGACCTCGCCAAGGCGGCCGACAAGCCGCTGTGGATGAGCGAGGTCGAGGGCGACTGGGGCGACGGGCAGAGCTTCACGGACATGCGTCCGGGTCTCGGTCTCGCCCAGCAGATCGTCAACGACCTGCGTGAACTGGAGCCCCAGGCCTGGGTGTTCTGGCAGCCGGTCGAGGACTACGACAACATGAAGCCCGGCGGCGAGTCCGCCAAGGGCGGCAACTGGGGCAGTATCCAGCTGTCGTTCAGCTGCAAGTCCACGGACACGCTGGCGTCGTGCCCGATCTACACGAACACCAAGTTCGACACCGCCCGCAACTTCACGCACTTCATCAAGCCGGGCGACAAGCTGATCAAGGTGGACGACACCTCCAGCGCCGCCGCCGTGACCAAGGACGGCAAGGGCGCCTCGCTCGTCCATGTCAACTCCACCACCGCGGCCCGTGACGTCACCATCGACCTCTCCAAGTTCCGCACCATCAAGGGCAACGCGACCGTCACGCCGACCGTGACCAGCGCCGACGGCAAGCTCAAGCAGCAGGCCCCGGTCAAGGTCGTCGACGGCAAGGCGACGTACACCGTCCCCGCCCAGTCCGTGACCTCCTTCGCCGTCAAGGGCGTCTCGGGTGTCGCGAAGAACGCCGGCCTGTTCAGCAAGGGTCACTCCTACACGCTGACCGGCGTGCAGAGCGGCAAGGCCGTGACCGTTTCCGCGGGCGGCAAGAGCCTGGTCATCGGCTCGGCCAACGGCACCGTCGCGCAGCAGTGGCAGCTCGACGCCCGGCACGGCAAGAAGGGCGCCCGCCAGCGGTACGTGTTCGCCAACCCGGCCGAGGGCAAGCGACTGGCCGTCCGCGACAACGTCCCCGTCGTGGAGCCCGACACGGGCAAGCGGGATCCGGCCACCGAGTGGATCATGTCGACCACCGGTGACGGAACGTGGACCCTGGTCAACGCGGCCACCGGCCGCCTCCTGGAGGTCGGCGGCCAGGCGACCAACGAGGGTGCCGCCGTCACCACGTGGATAGCCAACTCCGGCTCGAACCAGCGCTGGAGGGTCACGGACGTGACCGACCGGAACTGA
- a CDS encoding phosphatidylinositol-specific phospholipase C/glycerophosphodiester phosphodiesterase family protein produces the protein MALTTRRRALTAFGAALAGTVALPAARAAAGEPTYGPGPLWRAHAHNDYEHPRPLLDALDHRFGSVEADIYLVGDQLLVAHDPADLDPARTLESLYLDTLAARVRANHGCVYRGYRRPLQLLIDIKTEGSPTYLELDRHLRRYRGLFTTYAHGRVHPGPVTAVISGDRAARVPMEAQRVRRAFYDGRLADLDTSAPASFVSLISDNWTLNFTWLGVGAFPAAERAKLNGIVSAAHARGQQVRFWATPDATGPARDALWGELLAAGVDYLNTDDLTGLEAFLDAHETP, from the coding sequence ATGGCCCTCACCACCCGTCGCAGAGCCCTCACCGCCTTCGGCGCCGCCCTCGCGGGCACCGTCGCCCTGCCCGCGGCGCGCGCCGCCGCAGGCGAACCGACGTACGGTCCAGGCCCGTTGTGGCGCGCCCACGCCCACAACGACTACGAGCATCCCCGCCCCCTCCTCGACGCTCTCGACCACCGCTTCGGCAGCGTCGAGGCGGACATCTACCTCGTCGGCGACCAGCTTCTCGTCGCCCACGACCCCGCGGACCTCGACCCGGCCCGCACCCTCGAATCCCTCTACCTCGACACCCTCGCCGCCCGCGTCAGGGCCAACCACGGCTGCGTGTACCGGGGTTACCGTCGTCCGCTCCAGCTCCTCATCGACATCAAGACCGAGGGCTCGCCGACGTATCTCGAACTCGACCGCCACCTCCGCCGCTATCGGGGCCTGTTCACGACGTACGCCCACGGTCGCGTCCACCCCGGCCCGGTCACCGCCGTGATCTCCGGCGACCGCGCCGCCCGGGTGCCCATGGAGGCCCAGCGCGTACGGCGGGCCTTCTACGACGGGCGCCTCGCCGACCTCGACACCTCGGCGCCGGCGTCCTTCGTCTCGCTGATCTCCGACAACTGGACGCTCAACTTCACCTGGCTGGGCGTCGGTGCGTTCCCGGCCGCCGAGCGCGCAAAGCTGAACGGCATCGTGTCGGCGGCCCACGCCCGCGGGCAGCAGGTGCGCTTCTGGGCCACGCCCGATGCGACAGGGCCGGCCCGGGACGCGCTGTGGGGCGAGCTCCTCGCCGCCGGCGTCGACTACCTCAACACGGACGACCTGACCGGCCTCGAAGCGTTCCTCGACGCTCACGAGACGCCGTAG
- a CDS encoding acyl-CoA dehydrogenase family protein produces MSTTSTEPDLLYSEEEEALRAAVRDLLTDHCDPADVITRMETDAPHDLSLWKSLAEGMGLAGLLVPEEQGGQGASHREVAVVLEELGRAVAPVPYLTSAVVATEALLAGTGAAAGELLAALASGRTVGALAVALNVAPGAAYKVVAHEGGLLHGELTGIADATAADVLLVPADDGGLYAVNTDADAVTITPQVSLDLTRPVATVTFDGASARLLGDAEPAVRRALRAGAGLLASEQLGLAEWSLTETVRYLKDRKQFNRPVGGFQAVKHRLAQLWLEVVGLRAAARSAADALATDSADTDVAVAVAQSYAAPVAVRAAEEALQLHGGIGMTWEHPTHLCLKRAKADSIAYGTSGGHRAALAELVDLRAP; encoded by the coding sequence ATGAGCACGACGAGCACCGAGCCCGACCTGCTGTACTCGGAGGAGGAAGAGGCGCTGCGCGCCGCCGTCCGGGATCTGCTCACCGACCACTGCGATCCGGCCGACGTGATCACCCGCATGGAGACCGACGCACCGCACGACCTCTCCCTGTGGAAGTCCCTCGCCGAGGGCATGGGCCTGGCCGGTCTGCTGGTGCCTGAGGAGCAGGGCGGCCAGGGTGCTTCGCACCGCGAAGTCGCCGTCGTACTGGAGGAGTTGGGACGCGCCGTCGCACCCGTCCCGTATCTCACGAGTGCCGTCGTCGCCACGGAGGCGCTGCTGGCAGGTACGGGCGCCGCGGCGGGCGAACTGCTCGCCGCGCTGGCCTCCGGCCGGACCGTCGGTGCCCTTGCCGTCGCGCTGAACGTTGCTCCCGGCGCCGCCTACAAGGTCGTCGCGCATGAAGGCGGCCTGCTGCACGGTGAGTTGACCGGCATCGCGGACGCCACGGCAGCCGACGTTCTGCTGGTTCCGGCCGACGACGGCGGCCTGTACGCGGTGAACACCGACGCCGACGCCGTCACCATCACCCCGCAGGTCTCCCTGGACCTCACCCGGCCGGTCGCCACGGTCACCTTCGACGGAGCGTCGGCCCGGCTGCTGGGCGACGCCGAACCCGCCGTACGACGCGCGCTGCGGGCCGGGGCCGGGCTGCTCGCCTCCGAGCAACTCGGGCTCGCCGAGTGGTCGTTGACCGAGACCGTGCGTTATCTGAAGGACCGCAAGCAGTTCAACCGGCCCGTCGGCGGCTTCCAGGCCGTCAAGCACCGGCTGGCCCAACTCTGGCTGGAGGTCGTCGGCCTGCGCGCCGCTGCCCGGAGCGCGGCGGACGCCCTCGCCACCGACAGCGCGGACACCGACGTCGCCGTTGCCGTCGCCCAGTCCTACGCGGCCCCCGTCGCCGTCCGCGCCGCCGAGGAGGCGCTCCAGCTGCACGGCGGCATCGGCATGACCTGGGAGCACCCGACCCACCTGTGCCTCAAGCGGGCCAAGGCCGACTCGATCGCGTACGGCACCTCCGGCGGCCACCGCGCCGCCCTCGCCGAACTGGTCGACCTGCGCGCACCCTGA